GTCAGCGAGGTCTTCGCCTTCCCGCCGTCGCTGTGGCCGGGTCGCCCGACCCTGGAGGCCTACCAACAGGTCTTCGAGTTGCAGCCGTTCGCGCAGCAGTACTGGAACAGCCTCTACATCGCGGTGGCCGTCACCCTCGGCACACTGGCCGTTTCCGCGCTGGCCGGCTACGCCTTCGCGCGCATCCGCTTCCGCGGCTCGAACGTGCTGTTCGTGATCGTGCTGACCGGCCTGCTGATCCCGAGCGAGGTCACGATCGTGCCGCTGTTCCAGCTCTTCCACGGCTGGGGGCTGACCGACACGCACTGGCCGCTCATCCTGGTGCCGGTGGTGGGCGCGCCGAGCGTGCTCGCCACCTTCATCATGCGGCAGTTCTTCCTTGTGCTGCCCCGCGAGCTCGAAGAGGCCGCGGCCGTCGACGGCCTGGGGCGGTTCGCCACGTTCCGGCGCATCGGCCTCCCGCTGGCTCGCCCCGCCCTCGGGGCCGTGGCCATCTTCACCTTCCTACACAGCTGGAACCTCTACCTTGAACCGATCGTGTTCCTCTCCAGCCCGGAGAAGTTCACCTTGCCCCAGGCTCTGACGCAGTTCGTCGACGCCTACGGCGGTCCCATGTGGAACGTCCAGCTCGCGGCGGCCTCCATGACGGCGCTGCCGGTGCTGGTTGTCTTCGTCCTGGCACAGAAGCAGTTTGTCGAGGGCCTGGCCCACACCGGCCTGAAGGGATGACGGGCGCTCACAGCAGCCTGTCCTGGGTGATGGCAGTCGTCGGCGTACTCGGAGAACGAGGCATGGGCCTCGGTGCACACGGCGGCCGACCAACAGCGAGAATCGCGCCCAAGGTCTCCCGGGGTCATCGCGGCACTACGGGAACTCGTCCTCCACCTCGACGCCCTCGTTCTCCAGTGCCTCGCGAACCACCCGATACGCCAGCCCGGCGCCGTAACCCTTGCGCGCCAGCATCCCGGCCAGGCGGCGGGTGCGGGCCTGCGGATCGAGCCCACGTGTCGAAGCCAGCTTGCGTTCCACGAGCCTGCGCGCCGTGTCCGCCTCCTGATCGGAGTCGACCCGCTCCACGGCCTCGTTGACCGTTTCACTGTCGACACCCCTGTGCCGCAACTCCGCCGCCAGCGCGCGCCTGGCGAGCCCGCGCCCGTGGTGGCGTGAATCCACCCAGGCCTCGGCGAACGCCTCGTCGTTGATCAGGCCCAACTCCGTGAACCGATCGAGTACGGCCTCGGCGACCTCGTCCGGCACATCTCGCTTACGCATCGCCTCGGCGAGTTGGCCCCTCGTCTTGGGCGCCATGGTGAGCAGCCTCAGGCAGATCGCCCTCGCGACCGACTCCGGATTCGCCGCAGGACCCGACCTCCCCGACTCCCGGTTCCCGCTGGAACCCGACTCCGCGGACTCCCTGTTGCCTGTAGAGCCTGACCCTGCGGACTCCCGGTTCCCCGCAGAACCCGGCCAGGTCGCCGAACCCTCGTCGGACCCATCCGACCAGCCCGAGGAACGCCGCCTCGCCGAACCTCGCCGCCCGCCCCCGCTACCGCGCCGCCCTCCCGAGCGTCGCCGCTCACCAGAACCACCCCCCGCCGAACCCACGTAACCCTCATCGCCATCCGGATCCGTCGAATCGCGACGGAGCCACTCACCAACGAAGCGTCCATTCGCCGAACCCGCGTCGGCCTCGTGAACCTCGTGGCCTTCGGGGTTTGCCGAACCGCTGCCGAGCGGATCCCTCGTGAGGGCGGTTTCGTCGTGGCCGTGGGAGGGGGCGGTGGGGTTGTCGTTCGGAGCAGTTTGGTCCCGCGCCCATTCGGGAGGCTCTCCGGCCGAGTCGAAGGGATCGGCCGGTCGGCCGGCGCCTGTCCAGCCGCGGGACGCGGCGGTGCGCCCTCTGGACGAGCGGTCCATGGAGGATCGCGCCTTGGATGAACGGTCCGTGGCGGAGTGGTCCGCTTGATGGGTTCCAGGGTTGTCGGGGCGAGACCTGGAGGGGCCGCCCTGCCAGGTAGAGCCTCTGACGCTCTGGGTGGGCTCGTTCGTGCCATCGAAGCCGCTGGCGCCTGGGGTGGGCTCGTTCGTGTCACGGAAGAAGGCGCCGGCACCGCGGGTGCGCTCCCTCCTGGCGGGGAAGATGTCACCGGAGTCTCGGGGAGAGGCGTTGGTGCGCCGGGTGTTTCGGCGCGTGCGGCGACGGCTTGTTGATCCGTCGTCACCAGAGGCCAAGCCGTGTTCTTGGACGTCGCCGTCATCGCCGGATGCCAGCCACGAGGACGGCATGCCGTCGTCACCTGAGTCGAGCCACCGGTGAGCTTGGACGCCGTCATCGCCTGAGCCGAGGCCTCCCTCAGGGATGGCCCACTCCGCCTCCGGGGCACGTTCACGCAGCCGACGCTTCGGACGAGTGGTGCGCCGGGGGACATCCGGCCACGCACCCCAGTCGTGCGCGGCCCCAGGATGCTCGGGCTCGGGCGCAGGCGCGGGCGCGACAGTTCGGAGCTCACGACCGTCGATGGGGCGTCCGGACTCGTCAATCAGGCGTTCGGATCCGTCGGAAACGCGAGAGTCAGCCTCGTCCCCGAGACGGTCAGACCCGTGGCGAGGAGGGTCTGTCGCAGCCCCAGGATCAGCCGCCACACCTTCCCTGCGGTCGGCGTTGTGTCCGAGATCGACGGCCACACGCTTCCTATGGTCGGCCTCGTATCCCGGATCGACAGCCACGTGCTGGCCCGCTCCGTGTCCGGACTCGGTGGTCGCAGCCTCCCGACGGTCGGCCTCGCGACCGGGATCGGTGGCCACACGCTCCCGGTGGTCGGCCTCGTGTCCCCATTCGTTGGTCGCACGGTTCCGGTGGTCGGCCTTGTGGCCGGTTCTGTCGCGGTGGTCGGTCGGACCGGAGGGGGTGGGGTCGTCCGTGGATCCGCTGGGCCTGGGTTGTGGATCTCGGGTGGCTGTCGGAGTCGCTGGCGGGTCTGCTGGTGCCGACCATGGCGGGCGGTGGGAGGGCTCGAAACGCCAGATGGGGCCGTCGTCCTCGGGCTCCCGTGACTGCGAGCGGTTCCTGCGGCGGGAGGCGGGGCGGGCGAGGTCGGCGACGCCGTTGGGGATGCGGGACCAGGCGCCCTGATCGTCGCCGCCCGTGCCCCAGCCGCCAGAGTTCCATCCACCGGAGTTCCACCCGCCGGAAGCCGGGCGGTCCGGGTTCCAGTCGTCGTCGGGCACGGCTCTGCCTTCGTCGGCTGGCGTGCCGTTCATGTCCCAGCTGCTCCTGGCCGCCGGGTCGTTCGTGGTCCAGCCGTTGTCGCCGGACGTGTCGTCCTGGCCCCAACGGACAGTGACCGCTGTGCCGTCCTGCTCCTGCGCGTCGGCATCCGACGCGCTGGCCGTCCCCCAAGCGCTCCGAGCCGACGAGCGATCCTGAAGTGACGGATTCTCCGCATCGCGGAGAGAGCCGTGCGGCTCGCGGGTGTTGCTGGGCTCCGGGGTGGGAGTGGGTGGGGCGGTGGGCCCGCCGTCCCTGTGGGGGGCGGCGGGGGTTGGGCGTCGAGCAGGGTCCGGCGACTTACTCATGCGTCAAAAGCCGGATCAGACGTCACCGGGCTTGGGGGTGGCGGCGGCCTTGGACCCGCGGCCGGAGGGCGCGGCGGCGGCGACCGGAGGAGTGGCGGGAGGCTCAGCGGGGGCGTCGACGCGCGGCCCCACACCCAGCTTCTCCTTGATCTTCTTCTCGATCTCGTTGGCCACGTCGGGGTGGTTGCGCAGGAAGTTACGCGCGTTCTCCTTGCCCTGGCCGAGCTGGTCGCCCTCGTAGGTGTACCAGGCGCCGGACTTGCGGACGAAGCCGTGCTCCACGCCCATGTCGATGAGGCCGCCCTCGCGGGAGATGCCCACGCCGTAGAGGATGTCGAAGTCGGCGACGCGGAAGGGCGGCGCCATCTTGTTCTTGACGACCTTGACGCGGGTGCGGTTGCCGACCGCCTCCGTGCCGTCCTTCAGCGTCTCGATGCGGCGGATGTCGAGACGGACCGAGGCGTAGAACTTCAGCGCCTTACCACCGGTCGTGGTCTCGGGCGAGCCGAACATGACGCCGATCTTCTCGCGCAGCTGGTTGATGAAGATGGCCGTGGTGCCGGTGTTGTTGAGCGCACCCGCGACCTTGCGCAGCGCCTGGGACATCAGGCGGGCCTGGAGGCCGACGTGGCTGTCGCCCATCTCGCCCTCGATTTCAGCCTTGGGCACCAGGGCCGCGACCGAGTCGATGACGATGATGTCGACGGCGCCCGAGCGGATCAGCATGTCGGCGATCTCGAGCGCCTGCTCACCGGTGTCGGGCTGGGAGACGAGCAGCGCGTCGGTGTCGACGCCGAGCTTCTTGGCGTACTCGGGGTCGAGGGCGTGCTCGGCGTCGATGAACGCCGCGATGCCGCCGGCCCGCTGCGCGTTGGCCACCGCGTGCAGCGCGACCGTGGTCTTACCGCTGGACTCGGGACCGTAGACCTCGATGATGCGGCCCCTGGGGAAGCCGCCGATGCCGAGCGCGACGTCGAGCGCGATCGAGCCGGTCGGGGTCACCTCGATGGGAGCCCTGACGTCATCGCCGAGGCGCATGACGGAGCCCTTGCCGAACTGCCGCTCGATCTGTGCGAGGGCAGTCTCAAGGGCCTTCTCGCGGTCGTTGATAGCCATGGGAACTCCCCTGGAGGGTCGTGTCTGGTCGGTCGAGTGAAAGCTACGCGGTGGGACCGACAATTTTCCGCCGAGCCGGGCAAGAAGCGGTTCGGCGAGTTTCATAGTAGCCGAACGGCTGTTCGATGGCGCCTCGAACACGCCGAGTCGCACGACATTCCCTGACAATACGCCGGGCGTGTTGCCAGGGCCGCTGAGCTGGGGAGATCCTGAGGAAAAGGTCGAGAGGCGGCGACGTGACGAGCACCTACACCGGGCAGCGGCGCACCCACCTGGAAGCGCTCGCCGAGCTGCTCCCCGGCCACGGGCTCGTCGGGCGCATGGTCGGAGGAGACGATCCCGTGCTGTGGGTCTGGCACCCGCGCACGGGCCGGCAGACCATCGTCTTCGCCACACCGTCGACGTCGGCGTGGGTCTTCCTGTGGTCGCCAGGCGGCCACGGCACGGCCGACGACCTCGAGGGGACGGTGCGGACGCTCGCGGCCACCCTAGCCGACGACGAATGAGCTCCGCAGCGCGGTCACCGTGGCGGCGAGGCCGTCCGAGGCGGCGCGGTCGAGGGCCGCGGTGAGCGTCTGCTCGTAGAGGTCACTCGCCCCGCCCTTCCGCTCCCTGCCCGCCTCGGTGATCACCGTGTAGACGCCGCGGCGGTCGTTGGCGCACAGGTCACGGCGGGTGAGCCCGGCCGCCTCCAGCCGTCCGACCAGGCGAGTGACCGAGCTCTGGTTGAGCCCGAGCAGGTCGGCCAGCTCCTGCATGCGCAGCTCCCCGTCCTTCGCCGTCGACAGGTGGCACAGCGCGCGGTACTCCGACAGCCCCAGGCCGTGCCGCTGCAACGCGGCGGCCAGCTCGTGCTCCACCCTCGCGTGCAGCCGTACCACCCCGACCCACATGTCGTCGTCGAGCGTCGCCATCTCTTCCTCCTCCTGTGTTGACACTCATCCTATTTGTATGCACAGAATATGTATGTGCATACAAGAACTCAAGCATGGTCCTATCTGCTCATCGCCGCCGTCTTCGAGGTCGTCTTCGCCCTGGGCACCAACGCCACCGAGGGCTTCACCCGGCTCGGCCCTTCCCTGCTCACCGTGGCCGCGGCCGGCGGCGGGATCTTCTTCCTGAGCCTGGCGCTCAAGACCCTCGACGTGGGCGTCGGCTACACCGTCTGGACCGGCATCGGCTCGGTCGGCACCGTCGTGTTCGGCACTTTGATCTTCGGCGAGTCGCTGAGCGCCTGGAAGGTGCTGGCCTTCGTGTTGATCATCGGCGGTGTCCTCGGCCTCAAGCTGGCCGACCGCCTCTCCCCCTCCACCACCGCCTGAGGAGCGACCATCATGGCCTGGATCTATCTCTCCATCGCGATCGTCTTCGAGATCGGCTTCGCGCTCGGCACCAACGCCACGCAGGGCTTCACGCGGCTGTGGCCGTCCGTCTTCACACTGCTCGCGGCGGCGGGCGGGATCTTCACCCTCAGCCTGGCGCTCAGGACCCTCGACGTGGGCGTCGGCTACACCGTCTGGACGGGCGTCGGCTCCATCGGCACCGTGCTCCTCGGCGCGCTGATCTACAAGGAGCGGATCACCGTCCCCAAGCTGGTCTCCTTCGCCGCGATCATCGGCGGGATCGTGCTGCTCAAGCTCTCCGCAGGTGTCTGAGCACGAAACCGGCCTCTTCCGTACGGCGGAAGCCCGCCGCCTCCAGCGCGTCGATCAACGTGCTCTTGCCCGCCCCCGGCCCGCCCGTGACCACGTGGAACGTCATCAGCGCAGGCGAGGGGACACGTTCTCGACCTGGCACACCGCCCGCCAGACCTCCTTCGCGCTGACGCCCTCGGCGAGAGCCTGTTCGACGGTTCGTCCGCCCAGGGGGGCGATCACGAAGTCGCGGGCCCACGACTCGGCGTACGGATCGCCGAAGTGGACGCGCATCCGTCTCCAGAACTCGGTCAGGCGCATGCCCCAAGTATGGAACCCGCTTCCGAGTGGGTAGGACCAACCTCATGGCGAAAACCCCCAAAACGGCTCCCAAGCCGTCAGCCACCGCCAGGACACACCGGGAGCGTCGCCGCAGCCTGCTCCTCCAGCTGCGCCTCGCCGTACAGAAGGACAAGGCCGACCGCGCCGAACGGCACGCGGGCCTGAAACGGCAACCACGGCAGGGCACGCCGCGTACCCGCAGGGCGTCGAGGAGATAGCCGCCTACAGCACGCGCGTGCCGTACATCTCTCCGAGATGGTCGGCGAGCAGCTCCAGCCTGGCGCCGTCGGGGTCCCTGAAGTAGATGGAGGCGCCGCTCTCGATCTGGTGCGGCACGCCGGCCATCTCGAGCTTGCCCCTCAGCCGTTCCCACGTGGCGGGGTCCACGGAGATCGCGATGTGGTGCAGCCCGCCGAGCACCTCCTGGTACGGCGCGAGGTCGAGGCCGGGGAAGTCGAAGAAGGCCAGCAGGTTGCCGTTGCCGATGTCGAAGAAGAAGTGGTTGGACCCCTTGTAGTCACGGTTCTCGAAGATCTCCGTGAGCGGGAACTCCAGGAGGTCCTGGTAGAAGCGGATGGTCTGCTCCACGTCGGAGGAGAGCAGCGCGAAGTGGTGCAGGCCGCGCGCGCTGCTCGAGGGACGGTGCGGGAGGAGGTACTGCCGCCTGATGCGCTCGCGATCAGCCTCGATCGCCGAATGGTCGATGGTCACGTCGCTCACCTCTCCCGCTCTATGTCCCCGCAATTCCCGCCTCAATCGCGCATGGTGGCGACAATCTCCTTCACGATCTCGATCGTGGTGCCCGGGTGCAGGAAGGCGAATCGCGCGACGGTCTCCCCCTCCCATCCGGTCGGGGTGACGAAGCCGACCTGTCCGGCGAGCAGGCGCTCGGACCAGTCGTAGTAGTTCTGGGAGGTCCATCCGCGGCGGCGGAACAGCACCGCCGACAGCTCGGGTTCGCGGATGAGCTCCAGGTGGTCGCTGCTCCTGATCAGCTCGGCGCTCTCCCTGGCCAGCGTGAGTCCTCGCTCGACGGCCTCGGTGTAGGCGTCGGTGCCGTTGACCGCCAGGGAGAACCACAGCGGCAGGCCGCGGGCGCGCCTGGTCAGGTGGTAGGCGTAGTCGGTGGGGTTCCACTCGCCGCCGCCGGTGTGCAGGACGTCCAGATACGAGGCGTCCTGTGTGTGTACGGCACGCGCCAGGTTCGGGTTGCGGTAGATCAGCGCGGCGCAGTCGAACGGGGCGAACAGCCACTTGTGCGGGTCCACGACGAACGAGTCGGCGTGCTCGATGCCCTCGTAGCGGTGGCGCACGGAGGGGGCGAACAGGCCCGCGCCGCCGTACGCGCCGTCGACGTGGAACCACAGGCCGCGCTCGCGGGCCACCTCGGCGACGCCCTTGAGGTCGTCGACGATGCCCGCGTTCGTGGTGCCCGAGGTGGCGACGACGCCGATGACGTTCTCCTGTCCTTCGAGGGCGCGCCGGAGGGCCGCGCCCGTGAGGCGGTGGTCCTCCGACGGCACGACCAGCGCCTCGACGCCGATGATGCGCAGGGTGTTGGAGATCGACGAGTGCGCCTGGTCGCTGACGGCGATCTTCGCGTTCGGCAGGCCGGCCGTGTCGCGGGCGACGACCAGGGCGGACAGGTTCGCCGCGCTGCCGCCCGAGACGAAGCAGCCCCCTGCGGTGGCCGGCATGCCGGCGCGGTCGGCGATGAGCCTCAGGACCTGGTTCTCCGCGGCGATGGCGCCCGAGGCCTCCAGCCAGCTGATGCCCTGCAGGGAGGCACAGGAGACGACCATGTCGAACAGCAGCGCGGCCTTCGTGGGGGCGGCGGGGATGAAGGACAGGAAGCGGTTGCTGTCGGCGGAGATGACCGCGCGGGAGAGCTGCTGGTCGTAGAGGTCCAGCACCTTGGCGGGATCGTTGCCCTCGGGCGTGATGAGCCCGGCGAGCGCCGCGTCCAGCTTGTCCTTCTCGCCGGGGTGGTCGAGGGGGACGGGGTCAAGGGCGAGGCGCTGCCTCATGTAGTCGAAGACCAGGTCGGTGAGGCGCTCGTCATAGCTGTGCACGCGTGCATTATGAGGATAAAAGCGAAAAAAAGGGTAATAGTGGGCAATGATCTCCCTTTTTGCCCGCCCGGGACGGCAGGGCGGGGTTTTGTCGGTGCGGCGAGGCACCATGGTGGGGTGAGCGCGCTCGACCACTTCAGCAGGATGACCCGCGACTGGTTCACCGGGGCCTTCCTGGCTCCCACGCAGGCCCAGGAGGGCGCGTGGGAGTCGATCGCGCGGGGCGACAACACGCTGGTCGTCGCGCCCACGGGGTCGGGCAAGACGCTGGCCGCCTTCCTGTGGTCGCTCGACCGCCTGGCGGCCGAGCGCGCCCTCGACGACGACGGAAGCCGCAGGTGCAGGGTCGTCTACGTCTCGCCGCTCAAGGCGCTGGCGGTCGACGTCGAGCGCAACCTGCGCGCGCCGCTGGCCGGGCTCAAGCAGACCGCGCGACGGCTCGGCCTGGCCGTGCCCGAGATCTCGGTGGCGATCCGCTCGGGCGACACCCCTGCCG
This window of the Nonomuraea africana genome carries:
- a CDS encoding DMT family transporter is translated as MAWIYLSIAIVFEIGFALGTNATQGFTRLWPSVFTLLAAAGGIFTLSLALRTLDVGVGYTVWTGVGSIGTVLLGALIYKERITVPKLVSFAAIIGGIVLLKLSAGV
- a CDS encoding DUF3046 domain-containing protein, which produces MRLTEFWRRMRVHFGDPYAESWARDFVIAPLGGRTVEQALAEGVSAKEVWRAVCQVENVSPRLR
- a CDS encoding multidrug efflux SMR transporter, producing MHTRTQAWSYLLIAAVFEVVFALGTNATEGFTRLGPSLLTVAAAGGGIFFLSLALKTLDVGVGYTVWTGIGSVGTVVFGTLIFGESLSAWKVLAFVLIIGGVLGLKLADRLSPSTTA
- the recX gene encoding recombination regulator RecX, whose amino-acid sequence is MSKSPDPARRPTPAAPHRDGGPTAPPTPTPEPSNTREPHGSLRDAENPSLQDRSSARSAWGTASASDADAQEQDGTAVTVRWGQDDTSGDNGWTTNDPAARSSWDMNGTPADEGRAVPDDDWNPDRPASGGWNSGGWNSGGWGTGGDDQGAWSRIPNGVADLARPASRRRNRSQSREPEDDGPIWRFEPSHRPPWSAPADPPATPTATRDPQPRPSGSTDDPTPSGPTDHRDRTGHKADHRNRATNEWGHEADHRERVATDPGREADRREAATTESGHGAGQHVAVDPGYEADHRKRVAVDLGHNADRREGVAADPGAATDPPRHGSDRLGDEADSRVSDGSERLIDESGRPIDGRELRTVAPAPAPEPEHPGAAHDWGAWPDVPRRTTRPKRRLRERAPEAEWAIPEGGLGSGDDGVQAHRWLDSGDDGMPSSWLASGDDGDVQEHGLASGDDGSTSRRRTRRNTRRTNASPRDSGDIFPARRERTRGAGAFFRDTNEPTPGASGFDGTNEPTQSVRGSTWQGGPSRSRPDNPGTHQADHSATDRSSKARSSMDRSSRGRTAASRGWTGAGRPADPFDSAGEPPEWARDQTAPNDNPTAPSHGHDETALTRDPLGSGSANPEGHEVHEADAGSANGRFVGEWLRRDSTDPDGDEGYVGSAGGGSGERRRSGGRRGSGGGRRGSARRRSSGWSDGSDEGSATWPGSAGNRESAGSGSTGNRESAESGSSGNRESGRSGPAANPESVARAICLRLLTMAPKTRGQLAEAMRKRDVPDEVAEAVLDRFTELGLINDEAFAEAWVDSRHHGRGLARRALAAELRHRGVDSETVNEAVERVDSDQEADTARRLVERKLASTRGLDPQARTRRLAGMLARKGYGAGLAYRVVREALENEGVEVEDEFP
- a CDS encoding pyridoxal phosphate-dependent decarboxylase family protein, whose amino-acid sequence is MHSYDERLTDLVFDYMRQRLALDPVPLDHPGEKDKLDAALAGLITPEGNDPAKVLDLYDQQLSRAVISADSNRFLSFIPAAPTKAALLFDMVVSCASLQGISWLEASGAIAAENQVLRLIADRAGMPATAGGCFVSGGSAANLSALVVARDTAGLPNAKIAVSDQAHSSISNTLRIIGVEALVVPSEDHRLTGAALRRALEGQENVIGVVATSGTTNAGIVDDLKGVAEVARERGLWFHVDGAYGGAGLFAPSVRHRYEGIEHADSFVVDPHKWLFAPFDCAALIYRNPNLARAVHTQDASYLDVLHTGGGEWNPTDYAYHLTRRARGLPLWFSLAVNGTDAYTEAVERGLTLARESAELIRSSDHLELIREPELSAVLFRRRGWTSQNYYDWSERLLAGQVGFVTPTGWEGETVARFAFLHPGTTIEIVKEIVATMRD
- a CDS encoding MarR family winged helix-turn-helix transcriptional regulator encodes the protein MATLDDDMWVGVVRLHARVEHELAAALQRHGLGLSEYRALCHLSTAKDGELRMQELADLLGLNQSSVTRLVGRLEAAGLTRRDLCANDRRGVYTVITEAGRERKGGASDLYEQTLTAALDRAASDGLAATVTALRSSFVVG
- a CDS encoding carbohydrate ABC transporter permease, which gives rise to MRRKTLLYGLLCVLCVPFVFPTWWMATSSLKPVSEVFAFPPSLWPGRPTLEAYQQVFELQPFAQQYWNSLYIAVAVTLGTLAVSALAGYAFARIRFRGSNVLFVIVLTGLLIPSEVTIVPLFQLFHGWGLTDTHWPLILVPVVGAPSVLATFIMRQFFLVLPRELEEAAAVDGLGRFATFRRIGLPLARPALGAVAIFTFLHSWNLYLEPIVFLSSPEKFTLPQALTQFVDAYGGPMWNVQLAAASMTALPVLVVFVLAQKQFVEGLAHTGLKG
- the recA gene encoding recombinase RecA, whose product is MAINDREKALETALAQIERQFGKGSVMRLGDDVRAPIEVTPTGSIALDVALGIGGFPRGRIIEVYGPESSGKTTVALHAVANAQRAGGIAAFIDAEHALDPEYAKKLGVDTDALLVSQPDTGEQALEIADMLIRSGAVDIIVIDSVAALVPKAEIEGEMGDSHVGLQARLMSQALRKVAGALNNTGTTAIFINQLREKIGVMFGSPETTTGGKALKFYASVRLDIRRIETLKDGTEAVGNRTRVKVVKNKMAPPFRVADFDILYGVGISREGGLIDMGVEHGFVRKSGAWYTYEGDQLGQGKENARNFLRNHPDVANEIEKKIKEKLGVGPRVDAPAEPPATPPVAAAAPSGRGSKAAATPKPGDV
- a CDS encoding VOC family protein: MTIDHSAIEADRERIRRQYLLPHRPSSSARGLHHFALLSSDVEQTIRFYQDLLEFPLTEIFENRDYKGSNHFFFDIGNGNLLAFFDFPGLDLAPYQEVLGGLHHIAISVDPATWERLRGKLEMAGVPHQIESGASIYFRDPDGARLELLADHLGEMYGTRVL